The following coding sequences are from one Humulus lupulus chromosome X, drHumLupu1.1, whole genome shotgun sequence window:
- the LOC133803203 gene encoding uncharacterized protein LOC133803203: MSTAAMSSSSTSSVVSLCYYDSGVVGRRRRSYLPPPPPPSTSNLRPSSTHLLIKHTTHYYSLLKNTNRNMSVKNNILADLLPQLPSDNNSDLGSWKIWLMGMIVSVIIPFWKNKWGPLQKLQKEVETVVDSAQEVTNMVEEMAKKVEEVADELGDRLPEGGKLKQAALFVEDFAKGTIHNADLIEDVLEKVEEVENKVEDFLEDQINNKEEDKTDEKKTQTMKSPSS, encoded by the exons atGTCGACGGCGGCAATGAGTTCATCATCAACATCATCAGTTGTTTCTCTTTGTTATTACGATTCCGGTGTCGTTGGTCGTCGTCGGAGATCTTACCTTCCTCCGCCGCCGCCGCCTTCAACTTCAAACCTTCGTCCCTCGTCTACTCATCTCCTCATCAAGCACACTACTCATTATTATTCTCTCCTCAAAAATACAAACag GAATATGTCTGTGAAGAACAATATTTTGGCTGACTTATTACCTCAACTTCCTTCTGATAATAATTCAGATCTTGGTTCctg GAAAATATGGCTTATGGGAATGATTGTATCAGTCATTATACCGTTTTGGAAGAACAAATGGGGACCTTTGCAAAAACTTCAAA AAGAAGTAGAGACAGTGGTGGATTCAGCACAAGAAGTAACAAATATGGTGGAAGAGATGGCAAAGAAAGTAGAAGAAGTAGCAGATGAACTGGGCGATCGTCTTCCTGAGGGTGGAAAGCTTAAACAAGCTGCTTTATTTGTTGAAGATTTCGCCAAAGGAACTATTCATAATGCCGATCTCATCGAAGATGTTCTTGAAAAG GTGGAGGAAGTAGAGAATAAGGTTGAGGACTTTCTTGAAGACCAAATCAATAACAAAGAGGAAGACAAAACTGATGAGAAGAAGACTCAAACAATGAAATCTCCCTCTAGCTAG